The Antennarius striatus isolate MH-2024 chromosome 8, ASM4005453v1, whole genome shotgun sequence nucleotide sequence TTACCAACTGCTTCCTAACAGGAAGAGAGCTTCCCTATTCAGCTGAGGAAGCAGGTGCCTCCCTATTGTTGTTGTGTGATCAGACTCCGAGATATACTCCCACAGTCTCGGGAGGAGAGCTTGTGtatatgtagtgtgtgtgtgtgtgtgtgtgtgtgtgtgtgtgtgtgtgtgtgtgtgtgtgtgtgtgtgcgcgcgtgcgtgtgtgtgtgtctctaatTTGATTGATAGAGTCTTATATTCACATGCAGTCTTCCTTTCATGACCCTCACAGCTCTTATACCCCCTTACTTTCCACTGACCTATGGGATGTGAATTAGCCTCTTATGGAAACAACAATGGTAACAACTCCACTGAATGTTTGTCGTTAGTGCACAGAACAGCTTCCAGTGAGAAGTCCCAGAAACtactgatgaataaaaacacaccatTTTCAACATATCCAGAATTTAAAAGATAGAACGGAACTTTTATCCTTTATCAGAACAGCATTGGTAAATCCTTTTCATATGAAGGGACTCTACACTGACAGAAATTAGATAACAGACCCAAGTTTGTTGAGAATTTCTGCAGAGGTCTCCATCTGTGAAGACTATTTCTTTTAGACACttcattttggaaaaataaagaTACATGAAAATGGTCATACATTGTGTCTTTTGGTCAGAATTTCAAATGAAGGTGAACTTTGTTCTGTGTCTTTGAATTTGCTTAAAATTTCAAATGCTGACATTTGTATTCTTTCTAAACACTTTTTTCATTGACTGTATTTAATGCAATGTAGTGTTCCTTACAGTCGTATCTTGCCGTGCTTCTCATGAAAGTGATGAAAATAGACCCATAACATCTGTGACCACTTATTGGTGACCGAAGCAGGAAGCTTTAATATGATCTGAAAGGTAGAAACCTGCTGTGGAGCACGTAGctccaaaaaaaacacagcctAGCCTGTCCACCTCTCTATAGGACCTTTGGACTTCTCTTTCCCCATAAACAAAGATAAACAAATGATGAAAGTGtcataaatgcaaataaaatgtactGTAAGATTAGGtcacaaaaaaatctgtgagtGACTCCTTTCTACACTTTCACAGCGAAACATTTGGGTTTGATTGTGTGAAAAAATTATGAGAATATTTAGCAGAAAACAGCATCATATCACATTTGTTTGaatgtgatgttttatttacatcactgagtgggttttttttccaacaacaGGTGCTTTTTGcatgtgcacacatacacacacacacacacacacacacacacacacacacacacacacacacacacacacacacacatacacacatgggTGTTAACCTCAAAGGATGTGCCATCCAGGTTAAACGTAGATTTTACTGATACATCAGCCGTGaggagacaacaacaacaacaatgtggTGATAAACATGCAGCGCTGCACTTGGATGCTGTAATTCACCTCTGCTAGCAACACAATGTAACACCCTGCACTATATGAATCTAATATACGTGCAAAACATCAGAGCGAGTCTACCTGCTGCAACCTATTCAAGTCATCAGTTTAtaccgggggtggggggtggggggttctaGTATTTCAAGCCTGACAAGGTCAACTCTGGCAGTTTTATTTCTTAACAGGATGAGAGATGGTTGTACTCAAACTTATTGTGAAATCGAACAATTTCTAAGAACCTTTGATGACACATTCCTCTAGTTGCGTATGGAGAATCTGTCCTCACATGGCATGGAGAGTACAGGCAAATTCATTcctttcataaaaaaacaaaaaactaatgATAAGTAATGATGTTAATTAAGACCTATTACATGGTATAACGACACTGAGAGAACATTATGCCTGTAAAACGGGGAATATTTATTAGACTATTTGAActtttaacaacaacaacacctggTCTCAAGTGATGTGAATTAAGTCAGTGTTGCTTAAGACTGAGGGCTGCAagtgtgagaaataaaaaaaaagaagaagaaatttaaaaaaaaatcatgtgcaGTGGAGACCATAAACATCTCTGTGTCCTGCACCTCTTCTCTGCTGAAGGATGGAAGCCTTACTTTCATCCTTAACAGCGTATCCCATAATATTTCCAACCGTACGGAACAATATTCCTGGTTCTGAAGCATATTTTAGTGATTCGTTACGTGTTTTTGGAGACAACACTAAATTGGTGTAGTGCTTCATTAAATTTGATTCTAAAATTTGGATAGGGAATTGTGGCAGATCTAAATTAAACGCATGAATGTGTTTGAGAATgggaaatgaaataatgaatgaacgaacaaattaatgaatgaactgtgaatgaatgaatgtcataaTTTGCCATCTTCATTTTGTGCGGACAAGTATAACTAACCTACAAAAGAACACTATGTTGTCCCTTTATTCAGCATTCGGTTGACATGTGTTTGGTTTATGTAGTAGAAAGGATGTCACGTTCAGGCGTTGGCTCAGGCTGGTTCTGCTTCAGTGACAGTTGACAGGATGTTATGCCTGCATCCCTGACTTTTGTGGCAgtctaaataaatgaaataatctgAGCTTTTCAGATCACGCTAACTTCAAATTTACcattcacagacacaaaccCAGTCCTTAAAAGCAAACACGCCACCCATCTGACTAACATCTGCTTCTGCCTTCTTAACTAAAGGCATGAGTCATATGTCTGAAAAAGCAGAAGTTCTAAAACTGGTATCCCAGTGGGGGTGTTTGAGCTCATGGAGGGTGGTTGTCAACATCACAAGCCTGCTTTTACAATAATTGCAAGGCTGACATTATCCATCAGCCTCTCtggcagagaaaaaaatgagatgatacGAGGAATACAAGTTTCAAATTAACTCTGGTAATATGAAACACATTTACAGGAGACAATAACAAATGTCACATAATCCTGACTTtgacaaaattattattataaaagatATCAGAATACTAAGGTACTAACATATCAGAATATTATAACGTTGGGCAAATTGAATGGTCTTATTCTTAAATATCTGGTGTGCATGTTCAGATAGAAACAGGCTCACACTTCAGTTCAAAAGTCTGTTGTGAGTGATGGACGACATTGAACTTTGCACCGGTCTCACCTCTGAGCCCACAGGTCAGGGAAGATCagctcttcaaaataaaatgtacccATTCCTGCTTCCATTGTCTTACCTGCAGTTTATTGTCCACCATCCATGTTGTTTGACTGCGTCGGAAGAGTCCAAAGAATCCACGGCAAAGAGTTTCCACGTCAATGCAACCgccattcactcattcactcacacatgTAAACCCACATCCTGGACACGGCAGAGATGCGAGGTGAAGTCTGCCATGGGTGTCAGATTGTAGCTCAGTGCTCCGCTCAAACACGTCTACgtttcacacacactgcagctcaCAAagggcaaacaggaagtgtatgAAAGAAGTGCATGTGAGTGCTAGAGGGAGGCGACTGTatgtatactgtgtgtgtgtgtgtgtgtgtgtgtgtgtgtgtgtgtgtgtgtgtgtgtgtgtgtgtgtatgtgtgtgtgtgtgtgtgtgtgcatatctaCATATGTGGATTTTGAAGGGATGTTAGTCCTTAAAAAGAAGTCATctgtttgacatgtttgttttcttgctgttTTTCGCACCTGACGAAAATAATCTCTGTTTGAGctcttttttaattgttttcttaAGCTGAGCAAATGTTTGTGGCTTCTAGTGACTTGGTTgattaaatacaaaaactacTTATGTTTTTCAGTGTCATTTGCCCAAAGGAATCAAACTCAGAACCTTCTTTCTGCAACAACACTATGCCCTGAGCCACCCTGCTACTGATATTAACCCATCAACTTCTAATAGTTAatgatgatattttttttgaaactACAAACATAATACGTGATGTTTAAAATGGTCAACTCTATTGTTTTTATACATACTATCCGCAGTGCACCGGCGTTGCGCCTggagtgttccctgcctcatgccccatGTCCGCTGGAATAGTCTCCAGCAACCCCACGATCCAAGACAGCAGAAGAAGCGAGTactgaagaagaatgaatgaatgaatgagtaaataCTATAATTACTTATTCATAATTGCCTGAACTGATTGGGACCTCATgagtgtaaaaacacaaaattatcttTTTACTGAGAAAAATGATGTCCACACATAAGgacattctttttaaatttggatATAACACAATAAAGTAACACTTAAGTAATGATGTACAAAACTATTTCTTGTGTGCCAGAACACAGTAGCAATTTTCCTGAGCGCataaagaaaatgagaacaGAAACTGTGCTCCTTTGAGCAATTTGGCTCGTTTGAAATGCAGCGACAGGAAGACGCATTTCTGTAACAAAGTAAAAACCACTCTAAACAATTTGCACTGTTACTGCTGATGTTCATgttcatgaatattcatgattCATGAAATCCACATTTGTGGAAATATATTGCATTAAGTACATTATCTttgtagtaaaataaaataataggatgagatattatttttattaatattgtgCTGAGCATTTTAACTTGACTGGAGTGGGGACTATAGATTCTTTATGTATATATTAATGTATATGGACTAACTGAGAACAGTGGTCAGTTTTGCTCCTTTACCACAATAAGCTTGTTGGTTTCTATTCATTGTTGTCTCTCAGTCAACGgagaaaaacaaccttttttcccccccatctGATTTACCTATCATTTACATTTCACATGTGAGGTGACTGTGAATTCCCCTCCTCTTTAAGAGAAGGAAGTGTGGTATCAAGCCATGTGAAACAGAGAGTAAACATTCAAGAGCATAACTTGTCATAATTTTCTGCTGGGGTTTACCCTCTGCATTCAAAACTCATTTATATAATTGAACAAtacagtggtttttttttttaaatttcacttaaactttcatttttaatgaaacatatAAAAGAAAGCAGATGAATTTCTCTACGTATACAAAGGACAATCATTTGACTCACATATTTCATTCTATTAATAAGTAAGGAATGTAGAATTCTAGTAATAAGGAATCCCTAAGGGGGCACAGGCCAGTGTAaactgtaggccggtcccaaccctggataaatgcagagggttatCTCAGGGAGGATATCTGGCagaaaactttgccaaacaaatatcaGCGTTCATCTAAAGAATTTcagagagaggaatgaaggagaggaatgaagataagctaaaataaaGCACAATATTTGTACATaaatgagaggagtggagaAGAAAGAGTGAGGGAGAAGaaattgctctggactgttgacttggggtcaacagtccagagcaaccgTGAGTGAAAtcaagaggtgaagaaacgtgtCAGGTGTCTGATGTGACAGAAGGGTCTCTGCTAGAATCAAGGACAATGTTTAATACAGTGATGGGGCCAGCCATGATAGATGAATTGGAGACACATTTTTCAAGGcacattctttgttttttacatttgattaTGAAACACTTACATCCATATTGCTCACTGCTATTGAATACCAATTCTACCGGTGAAGTGAATTAATTGATTTGCTTGTAGTTCTGATCAGCGGTTTGCTTACTGGAATTGAATCTACAAGATGGTCTAGTCTTCATTCTACAGGTCTGCACACTTGGTGGCCATGGCAACCATGGCTACTAAACAGTACACTCGTAATTTTTTCTTTGAATGACTTGGTCAGGAGGGAAGTGTTGCATCCTGCTGTTTTCTCTTGGGAGAGGGGAACTCCCAGCTGTAGAGTGCTGATGGCatggtttatatatatatatatatatatatatatatatatatatagagagagagagagagagagagagagagagagagagagagagagagagagagagagagagagagagagagagagagagagagagagagagagacacaatACACAATTGTATTTCCATGTTATATTTTAGCAATTGAATTGACAACAAATTTGCATGATTCAATACCGATGTCTATAAGCTATTTTTCCGTCTCTACCGCCTGGTACAAGGGCTACAAACCGCTTTCCTCAGCCCCGGTCATGAAGCTATATCCTTCTTTGGACACAAGATGGCGCTCGATGGCACTCAACAGGTCCAAGCACGTTGGAGCTTCTCTCGGAATGGGACCGGACGTccacacataataataatacagaggGGATGTTCACCTGCAAAATGTAGTCGTATTTTTTGGTGAGGGGAACCACATTAAACCCATTCTGAAATACTTACTGTATACAGACCGCCTCACTCTTTTCATACCGTTGATTCACAaagtttttcattaatttatctcCAAAAAATTTACTTTTTGTACATATGGATGATTGATCCATTTAGATGAGTGAAGACAGCTCATTTGACTATTCCTGTGTGATACTGTTTGACATCGTTTCGGCTTGGTTCCTAATTACACCGTTAGTTAGATTTATTGTGGTTACTATACAAATGACAATTGCTGTATACCCTTTTAATACACGTTGAGACAACAATggtattcttttatttttttagatattCATCCCCTGGATCATTAAATACAGGGACAAAGAGGAccagaaaacaaagaatagaaaaaagcaggtgcagtaaaataaaattaaaaaaaaaaaaaaaaaagtaaatgaactATTGTTTCATCATTTCAGGTTTCAGGGAAATGTAAGAGTTGGCAAGCTGATGTTTCTTACCTGATACGATGATCATTAAATTATATCATGGTATCAGGTGTCCCTCAGATGAAGGTGTGGTTGCAGTGTTGTCCTCGTTGTTCACTCCTCCTTCCACTCATAGGTGCTGTCGCCCCTCAGGATGAACTGATCTCAAGCGATGCCAAGATCTGATCAgatcagagagagaaagagagagagagagagggagggggggggagagagagagagagagaaggggggagggtgagggagggaagggggggggatCTGAAAAGACCGGCAGGAGGAGTGGGACTCGCTATGAGGACACCGAGTCTTCAAATCCAGCCGCTCCTCTATTTTTACGCAAGAGATttgaagaaacaaacaacaaatagtGAAGCTGTTATTGAAGCACGATAGAGATAAAAGTagccagcttttttttttctctctttacagaattttaaattattcCCAGGTAACTTgagatttataaaataataataataataatttaaaaaaaacctgtcacgCATGTAGAATTAGTGAATGCTATAATTTAACTTTAGCGCCACTGTTTTTAGAATATGCAGATTTGCCTTGGCTGAATTGGTATTACCAGACtctttcctccttctctccctcaGCGCCAGAGGCACTTTTTTGGGGACCCAGGGGCCTACAATGATAAAGACAGTGGATATTGTTCTGACAGCTCTGCTCGCCGCGTCCTTGTCTTGCCGGAGCGCAATCGGCGGCTACGGGCTGAGCCTGTTCGCGGCGCAGACCTCTCACCCGGACCCCTGCTACGACGAGCATGGGAACCCACGGCGCTGCATCCCGGACTTTGTCAACTCCGCGTTCGGAAAGGAAGTGAAGGTGACCAGCACCTGCGGGAAAACTCCCAGTCGGTACTGTGTGGTGACATCGACGGAGAAAGGAGACGAGAGGACCAGGAATTGTAACACATGCGATGCCTCGGATCCAAAGAATTACCACCCACCGGCGTACCTGACGGACCTGAACAACCCGCACAACCTCACCTGTTGGCAGTCGGAGAACTTCATCCAGTACCCTCACAACGTCACCCTGACTCTGTCCCTTGGTAAAAAGTTTGAGGTCACTTATGTGAGCCTGCAGTTTTGCTCGCCTCGACCTGAATCCATGGTTATTTACAAATCGATGGACTATGGCAAAACTTGGGTACCGTTCCAGTTTTATTCGACCCAGTGTAGAAAGATGTACAACAAGCCGAACAGGGCCGCCATCACCAAGCAAAACGAGCAGGAGGCGGTTTGCACGGACTCCCACACCGACATGCACCCTCTCACAGGCGGGCTCATCGCCTTCAGCACGCTGGACGGCAGACCTTCAGCCCACGACTTTGACAACTCCCCGGTGTTGCAGGACTGGGTAACGGCCACCGACATTAAAGTCATCTTCAGCCGGTTGCATACGTTCGGAGACGAGAACGAGGACGACTCGGAGCTGGCCCGGGACTCCTACTATTACTCCGTATCAGACCTGCAGGTCGGAGGGAGATGCAAGTGCAACGGGCACGCATCCCGGTGCGTAAAGGACCGGGATGGGAGTCTGATCTGCGAGTGCAAGCACAACACCGCCGGGCCGGAGTGCGACAGGTGTAAACCCTTCCATTACGACAGACCGTGGCAGAGAGCAACAGCCAGGGAGGCCAACGAATGTGTCGGTAGGTCCGTCCGTTATCCACACCGCAGCGGCGTCCTCTGATGCTGCGCGCGTAAAACACCTTTCTGTGGGTTTGCTGGTGAGCTGCGTAAATTTGATAAGAAAAGGTATATTATTTCCTAATATTTCCTggttaaagtaaaataaaatcggTCATTGTTAGATATAGattattaacaacaacaataataatgatcacgataataataataataataataataataataatagtacatGACAAATCTGTTAGTTAacaccttcattcattcattttgaatgaGCCACAGctaaaccactttttttttcctttttggcgCAATTCCGAAGGGGCAAACATGTGTTTAAATCACACGCATCATGTAAAGGTAATTCGACGGTTCGTTTAGCCTACAGCAGGCCATAATGAAGGCTTATAAACCACGTTGTAATCATCCACAGGAACATTTCTAAGAGCTTGACTTTACTGCTGCAATGAAACGATGTTTTCATTTacaatccttaaaaaaaaaagattaaaaaaaaaaaaaattaaaaaaaatccagcccgcaGATGTAAGTGAACACACCATTTTATTTATCCTGCAAGTCAAAATAAATCTgaagaagtgatttttttttggttgataataaaacatataaatatattaattaaaCCATTTTAATAACTGTAATATTTCCGAATTGTTGAAAAACCCATTTTCCTCTGGTGTTATTGGATGGATTCCACATATGAATatatgtaactttttttttctgtaaaattatgacatttaaatgacttcaaataaatattgttgCATGACACACCAGGTAAATCAAGTATTAAAGAAGGGAAGCACTGATCATGGCAATGCCATTGGTCTCTTTTTAGAAACAAtatgtttattcttcttctGAGAGCTTGGATTTTCTGTGTTCTATTACAAGCTGGCACAGACCCAGCAGCCCATAAATGACAGATTCTGCAGAATCCAGATCTGGCTAGGTTCCTGACAATTTTAGATCTGTATTACGTAGACgaacaaagaagaaaatgaatttcTAAGAGGTTATAGGAGGACAGatcttttaaataaattaattgtatTGCTGTACCCCATGTAGTGTGCGCCACAAAACATCCCACATATTCAGAACAGTCCAATTTCCCAAAAATGAACTTTAATTGTTTCCATTTGATGATTATATGAAAAATCTAAACCCAGACCATCCTTGTGATGAAATAGAGAAGTCTTCGAATCATCAAGACATCAAAAACTTCATGTggatgtgactcctgctgaTGAAATGATCAGTGAAGGGACACAAGAGTCAGGTCATGAGGTTTTAGTTTTACTTCTTAGCCTCAAACAGAAATTTTCAGATGTAACATTCTTTAGGTATGTGTAGACTGAAGATGTAAAGTATACTAGTAAAGTAAAGTATACAAGAAGCTGTTTGGAAGCTTCTTGTATTCTGGTGTGGTTCATCTCGAACGCTATCATATCTTACCCGTCAGAAAGGTGTTTCTAAATCAACAGATTGGACAGATTCACAGAAATATTCTGCAAGAGCGGTTAGTCGGTACTCATAATGTATTAAAGAAACCAGTGAGAGTGCGACTTGAGAATCTTTAATATTCTTTAAATTCTGTTATTTTTCAGATAAGCAATTAAATTCTGCAGGCTGAACCCTactttttttcatatgtaaCACTTTTTAGGTGTTCATTTCAAGCAACTTTACAGAAACAATACAAAGGAAAAAGAGATAGCAAAACAGAAAGTGTTGTTCACATTACATCCATTTCATGGAATTCCAGACGTTCAGACAAAGAGTAAACGCACTTATTACCAAATAATTATCATTTGCTCACTTGACACCTTATTTCTTACTGAAGAAGCGAAGAGATGAACAGAATAGACGGGTACAGTCATTCGGACACCTTTAAGGCGCTCATGGAAATGTGAGCGTTTGCTGATGTACTGCTGTTAATGACACGACTATGCATGTAAAGTAGAATCTCATCTGAATGTGGTTATCACTGAATTGGTGGGTCTGGCGCTGTGTTGAGTCAGAACTGACGTAAGCATTGATTCCTCCAAGACTCCCCGACCTctccacaaaaaaagaaagaggtcAGTCTCAGTGTTTCTATTGAAATGCACTTTGCTTGTGACTCCCACTGGGATATTAAAG carries:
- the LOC137600783 gene encoding netrin-1 isoform X1, which encodes MIKTVDIVLTALLAASLSCRSAIGGYGLSLFAAQTSHPDPCYDEHGNPRRCIPDFVNSAFGKEVKVTSTCGKTPSRYCVVTSTEKGDERTRNCNTCDASDPKNYHPPAYLTDLNNPHNLTCWQSENFIQYPHNVTLTLSLGKKFEVTYVSLQFCSPRPESMVIYKSMDYGKTWVPFQFYSTQCRKMYNKPNRAAITKQNEQEAVCTDSHTDMHPLTGGLIAFSTLDGRPSAHDFDNSPVLQDWVTATDIKVIFSRLHTFGDENEDDSELARDSYYYSVSDLQVGGRCKCNGHASRCVKDRDGSLICECKHNTAGPECDRCKPFHYDRPWQRATAREANECVACNCNLHARRCRFNMELYKLSGRKSGGVCLNCRHNTAGRHCHYCKEGYYRDLSKPISHRKACKACDCHPVGAAGKTCNQTTGQCPCKDGVTGITCNRCAKGYQQSRSPIAPCIKIPFTPHSTPSSSTEEPSDCESYCKASKGKLKINMKKYCKKDYAVQVHILKADKASEWWKFTVNIISVYKQGESRIRRGDQFLWVRAKDVACKCPKIKPGKKYLLLGNDEDSPGQSGVVADKGSLVIQWRDTWGRRLRKFQQREKKGKCKKP
- the LOC137600783 gene encoding netrin-1 isoform X2, which produces MIKTVDIVLTALLAASLSCRSAIGGYGLSLFAAQTSHPDPCYDEHGNPRRCIPDFVNSAFGKEVKVTSTCGKTPSRYCVVTSTEKGDERTRNCNTCDASDPKNYHPPAYLTDLNNPHNLTCWQSENFIQYPHNVTLTLSLGKKFEVTYVSLQFCSPRPESMVIYKSMDYGKTWVPFQFYSTQCRKMYNKPNRAAITKQNEQEAVCTDSHTDMHPLTGGLIAFSTLDGRPSAHDFDNSPVLQDWVTATDIKVIFSRLHTFGDENEDDSELARDSYYYSVSDLQVGGRCKCNGHASRCVKDRDGSLICECKHNTAGPECDRCKPFHYDRPWQRATAREANECVACNCNLHARRCRFNMELYKLSGRKSGGVCLNCRHNTAGRHCHYCKEGYYRDLSKPISHRKACKEIPFTPHSTPSSSTEEPSDCESYCKASKGKLKINMKKYCKKDYAVQVHILKADKASEWWKFTVNIISVYKQGESRIRRGDQFLWVRAKDVACKCPKIKPGKKYLLLGNDEDSPGQSGVVADKGSLVIQWRDTWGRRLRKFQQREKKGKCKKP